One part of the Arabidopsis thaliana chromosome 1 sequence genome encodes these proteins:
- a CDS encoding SBP (S-ribonuclease binding protein) family protein (SBP (S-ribonuclease binding protein) family protein; FUNCTIONS IN: zinc ion binding; INVOLVED IN: biological_process unknown; LOCATED IN: cellular_component unknown; EXPRESSED IN: 24 plant structures; EXPRESSED DURING: 15 growth stages; CONTAINS InterPro DOMAIN/s: Zinc finger, RING-type (InterPro:IPR001841), S-ribonuclease binding protein, SBP1, pollen (InterPro:IPR017066); BEST Arabidopsis thaliana protein match is: SBP (S-ribonuclease binding protein) family protein (TAIR:AT1G60610.3); Has 1212 Blast hits to 1212 proteins in 167 species: Archae - 0; Bacteria - 2; Metazoa - 524; Fungi - 0; Plants - 416; Viruses - 105; Other Eukaryotes - 165 (source: NCBI BLink).) produces MLSGNNGNTAPPVFMNENQLQYQTNLRSNQLHLLGNMGGGCTVDPVNYFANDNLVPMIRPNKRGREAESISNNIQRQQQKLQMSLNYNYNNTSVREEVPKENLVSTGLRLSYDDDEHNSSVTSASGSILAASPIFQSLDDSLRIDLHRQKDEFDQFIKIQAAQMAKGVRDMKQRHIASFLTTLEKGVSKKLQEKDHEINDMNKKNKELVERIKQVAMEAQNWHYRAKYNESVVNVLKANLQQAMSHNNSVIAAADQGKEGFGDSEIDDAASSYIDPNNNNNNNMGIHQRMRCKMCNVKEVSVLIVPCRHLSLCKECDVFTKICPVCKSLKSSCVQVFFS; encoded by the exons ATGTTAAGTGGAAACAATGGAAACACTGCACCACCGGTTTTCATGAACGAGAACCAGTTGCAATACCAGACAAACCTACGATCGAATCAGCTTCACTTGCTCGGAAACA TGGGAGGTGGATGCACTGTTGATCCAGTAAACTACTTTGCTAACGATAACCTCGTTCCAATGATCCGCCCTAACAAAAGAGGAAGGGAAGCCGAAAGCATTAGTAACAACATCCAAAGACAACAGCAGAAGCTTCAAATGTCTTTGAACTATAATTATAACAACACTAGTGTTCGAGAAGAAGTGCCTAAAGAGAATCTAGTCTCAACTGGTCTGAGACTATCTTATGACGACGATGAACACAATTCTTCAGTGACTTCTGCTAGTGGTAGCATTTTAGCTGCTTCTCCAATCTTTCAGTCACTCGATGATAGTCTTCGGATTGATCTCCATAGACAAAAAGATGAGTTTGACCAGTTCATCAAGATCCAG GCAGCTCAAATGGCGAAAGGTGTGAGGGATATGAAACAGAGACACATCGCGTCTTTTCTCACAACATTAGAGAAAGGAGTGAGCAAGAAGCTTCAAGAGAAAGATCACGAGATCAATGatatgaacaagaagaataaagaGCTTGTGGAGCGGATAAAGCAAGTGGCAATGGAAGCTCAGAATTGGCACTACAGAGCAAAGTACAATGAGTCTGTGGTTAATGTCTTAAAGGCAAATCTCCAACAAGCAATGTCACACAACAACAGTGTGATAGCTGCTGCAGATCAAGGCAAAGAAGGTTTTGGAGACAGCGAAATAGATGATGCAGCTTCATCATACATCGAtccaaacaacaataacaacaacaacatggGGATTCATCAGAGGATGAGATGCAAAATGTGCAACGTCAAGGAAGTATCGGTGTTGATAGTGCCATGTCGGCACTTGAGTTTGTGTAAAGAATGTGATGTATTCACTAAGATTTGTCCTGTATGCAAGTCTTTGAAAAGTTCTTGCGTccaagtcttcttttcttga
- the ACLA-1 gene encoding ATP-citrate lyase A-1 (ATP-citrate lyase A-1 (ACLA-1); CONTAINS InterPro DOMAIN/s: ATP-grasp fold, subdomain 2 (InterPro:IPR013816), ATP-grasp fold, succinyl-CoA synthetase-type (InterPro:IPR013650), Succinyl-CoA synthetase-like (InterPro:IPR016102); BEST Arabidopsis thaliana protein match is: ATP-citrate lyase A-2 (TAIR:AT1G60810.1).): MARKKIREYDSKRLVKEHFKRLSGKELPIRSVQADDVFWLHSCFGFSDIRHHVINETTDLNELVEKEPWLSSEKLVVKPDMLFGKRGKSGLVALKLDFADVATFVKERLGKEVEMSGCKGPITTFIVEPFVPHNEEYYLNVVSDRLGCSISFSECGGIEIEENWDKVKTIFLPTGASLTPEICAPLVATLPLEIKAEIEEFIKVIFTLFQDLDFTFLEMNPFTLVDGSPYPLDMRGELDDTAAFKNFKKWGDIEFPLPFGRVMSPTESFIHGLDEKTSASLKFTVLNPKGRIWTMVAGGGASVIYADTVGDLGYASELGNYAEYSGAPKEDEVLQYARVVIDCATANPDGKSRALVIGGGIANFTDVAATFNGIIRALKEKEAKLKAARMHIFVRRGGPNYQKGLAKMRALGDDIGVPIEVYGPEATMTGICKEAIQYITAAA, translated from the exons ATGGCGAGGAAGAAGATCAGAGAGTATGACTCAAAGAGGTTGGTGAAGGAACATTTCAAAAGGCTTTCTGGCAAAGAGCTTCCTATCAGATCCGTTCAG GCAGATGATGTTTTCTGGTTACATTCTTGCTTTGGTTTCTCCGACATTAGGCACCATGTG ATTAATGAAACAACTGATCTAAATGAGCTAGTTGAAAAGGAACCTTGGCTCTCGTCTGAGAAGCTGGTGGTGAAACCTGACATGTTGTTTGGAAAGCGTGGCAAGAGTGGTTTGGTTGCCTTGAAATTAGATTTTGCTGATGTTGCCACTTTTGTTAAAGAACGTTTGGGAAAAGAG GTAGAGATGAGTGGATGCAAAGGACCCATAACAACATTCATAGTTGAACCATTTGTTCCACACAATGAGGAGTATTATCTCAATGTTGTCTCGGATCGGCTTGGTTGCAGCATAAGCTTTTCTGAGTGTGGAGGAATTGAGATCGAGGAGAACTGGGACAAG GTCAAGACAATATTTTTACCAACAGGTGCTTCCCTGACACCTGAAATATGTGCACCTCTTGTCGCAACTCTTCCCTTAGAG ATCAAAGCTGAAATTGAAGAATTTATCAAAGTCATTTTCACCCTATTCCAAG ATCTTGATTTCACTTTCTTGGAGATGAATCCTTTCACTCTAGTTGATGGAAGTCCTTATCCTCTGGATATGAGGGGTGAGCTTGATGATACTGCTGCcttcaaaaactttaaaaa ATGGGGCGACATTGAATTTCCTCTGCCATTTGGAAGAGTAATGAGTCCTACAGAAAGCTTTATCCACGGACTGGATGAGAAG ACAAGTGCGTCTTTGAAGTTTACCGTTCTGAACCCCAAGGGACGGATTTGGACAATGGTAGCTGGTGGAGGAGCAAGTGTCATCTATGCGGATACG GTTGGAGATCTCGGGTATGCATCTGAACTTGGCAACTATGCTGAATACAGTGGAGCACCCAAAGAAGATGAGGTTTTGCAGTACGCCAGAGTCGTTATTGAT TGTGCTACAGCAAACCCGGATGGAAAAAGCAGAGCCCTTGTCATCGGAGGCGGAATTGCCAACTTCACTGACGTTGCTGCTACTTTCAATGGCATAATCCGCGCTCTTAAAGAAAAG GAAGCAAAGCTGAAAGCAGCAAGGATGCATATATTTGTGAGGAGAGGAGGACCAAACTACCAAAAGGGACTTGCTAAAATGCGAGCCCTTGGAGATGATATCGGTGTCCCCATCGAGGTCTATGGCCCAGAAGCAACCATGACAGGTATCTGCAAGGAGGCAATCCAGTACATCACAGCAGCAGCATAA
- the ACLA-1 gene encoding ATP-citrate lyase A-1 (ATP-citrate lyase A-1 (ACLA-1); CONTAINS InterPro DOMAIN/s: ATP-grasp fold, subdomain 2 (InterPro:IPR013816), ATP-grasp fold, succinyl-CoA synthetase-type (InterPro:IPR013650), Succinyl-CoA synthetase-like (InterPro:IPR016102); BEST Arabidopsis thaliana protein match is: ATP-citrate lyase A-2 (TAIR:AT1G60810.1); Has 5465 Blast hits to 5464 proteins in 1555 species: Archae - 120; Bacteria - 3046; Metazoa - 362; Fungi - 200; Plants - 107; Viruses - 0; Other Eukaryotes - 1630 (source: NCBI BLink).), producing the protein MARKKIREYDSKRLVKEHFKRLSGKELPIRSVQINETTDLNELVEKEPWLSSEKLVVKPDMLFGKRGKSGLVALKLDFADVATFVKERLGKEVEMSGCKGPITTFIVEPFVPHNEEYYLNVVSDRLGCSISFSECGGIEIEENWDKVKTIFLPTGASLTPEICAPLVATLPLEIKAEIEEFIKVIFTLFQDLDFTFLEMNPFTLVDGSPYPLDMRGELDDTAAFKNFKKWGDIEFPLPFGRVMSPTESFIHGLDEKTSASLKFTVLNPKGRIWTMVAGGGASVIYADTVGDLGYASELGNYAEYSGAPKEDEVLQYARVVIDCATANPDGKSRALVIGGGIANFTDVAATFNGIIRALKEKEAKLKAARMHIFVRRGGPNYQKGLAKMRALGDDIGVPIEVYGPEATMTGICKEAIQYITAAA; encoded by the exons ATGGCGAGGAAGAAGATCAGAGAGTATGACTCAAAGAGGTTGGTGAAGGAACATTTCAAAAGGCTTTCTGGCAAAGAGCTTCCTATCAGATCCGTTCAG ATTAATGAAACAACTGATCTAAATGAGCTAGTTGAAAAGGAACCTTGGCTCTCGTCTGAGAAGCTGGTGGTGAAACCTGACATGTTGTTTGGAAAGCGTGGCAAGAGTGGTTTGGTTGCCTTGAAATTAGATTTTGCTGATGTTGCCACTTTTGTTAAAGAACGTTTGGGAAAAGAG GTAGAGATGAGTGGATGCAAAGGACCCATAACAACATTCATAGTTGAACCATTTGTTCCACACAATGAGGAGTATTATCTCAATGTTGTCTCGGATCGGCTTGGTTGCAGCATAAGCTTTTCTGAGTGTGGAGGAATTGAGATCGAGGAGAACTGGGACAAG GTCAAGACAATATTTTTACCAACAGGTGCTTCCCTGACACCTGAAATATGTGCACCTCTTGTCGCAACTCTTCCCTTAGAG ATCAAAGCTGAAATTGAAGAATTTATCAAAGTCATTTTCACCCTATTCCAAG ATCTTGATTTCACTTTCTTGGAGATGAATCCTTTCACTCTAGTTGATGGAAGTCCTTATCCTCTGGATATGAGGGGTGAGCTTGATGATACTGCTGCcttcaaaaactttaaaaa ATGGGGCGACATTGAATTTCCTCTGCCATTTGGAAGAGTAATGAGTCCTACAGAAAGCTTTATCCACGGACTGGATGAGAAG ACAAGTGCGTCTTTGAAGTTTACCGTTCTGAACCCCAAGGGACGGATTTGGACAATGGTAGCTGGTGGAGGAGCAAGTGTCATCTATGCGGATACG GTTGGAGATCTCGGGTATGCATCTGAACTTGGCAACTATGCTGAATACAGTGGAGCACCCAAAGAAGATGAGGTTTTGCAGTACGCCAGAGTCGTTATTGAT TGTGCTACAGCAAACCCGGATGGAAAAAGCAGAGCCCTTGTCATCGGAGGCGGAATTGCCAACTTCACTGACGTTGCTGCTACTTTCAATGGCATAATCCGCGCTCTTAAAGAAAAG GAAGCAAAGCTGAAAGCAGCAAGGATGCATATATTTGTGAGGAGAGGAGGACCAAACTACCAAAAGGGACTTGCTAAAATGCGAGCCCTTGGAGATGATATCGGTGTCCCCATCGAGGTCTATGGCCCAGAAGCAACCATGACAGGTATCTGCAAGGAGGCAATCCAGTACATCACAGCAGCAGCATAA
- a CDS encoding uncharacterized protein (Plant protein 1589 of unknown function; FUNCTIONS IN: molecular_function unknown; INVOLVED IN: biological_process unknown; LOCATED IN: cellular_component unknown; CONTAINS InterPro DOMAIN/s: Conserved hypothetical protein CHP01589, plant (InterPro:IPR006476); BEST Arabidopsis thaliana protein match is: Plant protein 1589 of unknown function (TAIR:AT3G55240.1); Has 30201 Blast hits to 17322 proteins in 780 species: Archae - 12; Bacteria - 1396; Metazoa - 17338; Fungi - 3422; Plants - 5037; Viruses - 0; Other Eukaryotes - 2996 (source: NCBI BLink).): MCTHADESQHNNLPCLHCQPHSYIRMVQHMIERCILLRMTRDECVKALDHHASILPLVTLTVWRGLQRENKDFFETYGHFVSPRPFLSKRLWDQMSSSNC, encoded by the exons atgTGTACTCATGCTGATGAATCACAACACAACAATCTCCCTTGTCTCCATTGCCAACCACATTCTTACATTCGCATG GTTCAACATATGATAGAGAGATGCATTCTACTCCGTATGACGCGGGACGAATGCGTCAAGGCGTTAGACCACCACGCAAGCATTCTACCACTCGTTACACTCACTG TTTGGAGAGGActtcaaagagaaaacaaggaCTTCTTTGAAACGTATGGGCATTTCGTCTCTCCTAGGCCCTTCTTAAGTAAGAGATTGTGGGATCAAATGTCCTCTTCTAATTGTTAA
- a CDS encoding SBP (S-ribonuclease binding protein) family protein (SBP (S-ribonuclease binding protein) family protein; FUNCTIONS IN: zinc ion binding; INVOLVED IN: biological_process unknown; LOCATED IN: cellular_component unknown; EXPRESSED IN: 24 plant structures; EXPRESSED DURING: 15 growth stages; CONTAINS InterPro DOMAIN/s: Zinc finger, RING-type (InterPro:IPR001841), S-ribonuclease binding protein, SBP1, pollen (InterPro:IPR017066); BEST Arabidopsis thaliana protein match is: SBP (S-ribonuclease binding protein) family protein (TAIR:AT1G60610.3); Has 30201 Blast hits to 17322 proteins in 780 species: Archae - 12; Bacteria - 1396; Metazoa - 17338; Fungi - 3422; Plants - 5037; Viruses - 0; Other Eukaryotes - 2996 (source: NCBI BLink).), with translation MIRPNKRGREAESISNNIQRQQQKLQMSLNYNYNNTSVREEVPKENLVSTGLRLSYDDDEHNSSVTSASGSILAASPIFQSLDDSLRIDLHRQKDEFDQFIKIQAAQMAKGVRDMKQRHIASFLTTLEKGVSKKLQEKDHEINDMNKKNKELVERIKQVAMEAQNWHYRAKYNESVVNVLKANLQQAMSHNNSVIAAADQGKEGFGDSEIDDAASSYIDPNNNNNNNMGIHQRMRCKMCNVKEVSVLIVPCRHLSLCKECDVFTKICPVCKSLKSSCVQVFFS, from the exons ATGATCCGCCCTAACAAAAGAGGAAGGGAAGCCGAAAGCATTAGTAACAACATCCAAAGACAACAGCAGAAGCTTCAAATGTCTTTGAACTATAATTATAACAACACTAGTGTTCGAGAAGAAGTGCCTAAAGAGAATCTAGTCTCAACTGGTCTGAGACTATCTTATGACGACGATGAACACAATTCTTCAGTGACTTCTGCTAGTGGTAGCATTTTAGCTGCTTCTCCAATCTTTCAGTCACTCGATGATAGTCTTCGGATTGATCTCCATAGACAAAAAGATGAGTTTGACCAGTTCATCAAGATCCAG GCAGCTCAAATGGCGAAAGGTGTGAGGGATATGAAACAGAGACACATCGCGTCTTTTCTCACAACATTAGAGAAAGGAGTGAGCAAGAAGCTTCAAGAGAAAGATCACGAGATCAATGatatgaacaagaagaataaagaGCTTGTGGAGCGGATAAAGCAAGTGGCAATGGAAGCTCAGAATTGGCACTACAGAGCAAAGTACAATGAGTCTGTGGTTAATGTCTTAAAGGCAAATCTCCAACAAGCAATGTCACACAACAACAGTGTGATAGCTGCTGCAGATCAAGGCAAAGAAGGTTTTGGAGACAGCGAAATAGATGATGCAGCTTCATCATACATCGAtccaaacaacaataacaacaacaacatggGGATTCATCAGAGGATGAGATGCAAAATGTGCAACGTCAAGGAAGTATCGGTGTTGATAGTGCCATGTCGGCACTTGAGTTTGTGTAAAGAATGTGATGTATTCACTAAGATTTGTCCTGTATGCAAGTCTTTGAAAAGTTCTTGCGTccaagtcttcttttcttga
- a CDS encoding uncharacterized protein (Plant protein 1589 of unknown function; FUNCTIONS IN: molecular_function unknown; INVOLVED IN: biological_process unknown; LOCATED IN: cellular_component unknown; CONTAINS InterPro DOMAIN/s: Conserved hypothetical protein CHP01589, plant (InterPro:IPR006476); BEST Arabidopsis thaliana protein match is: Plant protein 1589 of unknown function (TAIR:AT3G55240.1); Has 197 Blast hits to 197 proteins in 19 species: Archae - 0; Bacteria - 0; Metazoa - 0; Fungi - 0; Plants - 195; Viruses - 0; Other Eukaryotes - 2 (source: NCBI BLink).): MCTHADESQHNNLPCLHCQPHSYIRMVQHMIERCILLRMTRDECVKALDHHASILPLVTLTVWRGLQRENKDFFETYGHFVSPRPFLSGYVRRSPRFAKRI; this comes from the exons atgTGTACTCATGCTGATGAATCACAACACAACAATCTCCCTTGTCTCCATTGCCAACCACATTCTTACATTCGCATG GTTCAACATATGATAGAGAGATGCATTCTACTCCGTATGACGCGGGACGAATGCGTCAAGGCGTTAGACCACCACGCAAGCATTCTACCACTCGTTACACTCACTG TTTGGAGAGGActtcaaagagaaaacaaggaCTTCTTTGAAACGTATGGGCATTTCGTCTCTCCTAGGCCCTTCTTAA GCGGATATGTTCGAAGATCGCCGAGGTTTGCGAAAAGGATATAA
- a CDS encoding uncharacterized protein (unknown protein; LOCATED IN: endomembrane system; EXPRESSED IN: 24 plant structures; EXPRESSED DURING: 15 growth stages; BEST Arabidopsis thaliana protein match is: unknown protein (TAIR:AT5G62960.1); Has 35333 Blast hits to 34131 proteins in 2444 species: Archae - 798; Bacteria - 22429; Metazoa - 974; Fungi - 991; Plants - 531; Viruses - 0; Other Eukaryotes - 9610 (source: NCBI BLink).), producing the protein MAADTTASSYWLNWRVLLCALILLAPIVLAAVLIWKYEGKRRRQRESQRELPGTLFQDEAWTTCFKRIHPLWLLAFRVFSFVAMLTLLISNVVRDGAGIFYFYTQWTFTLVTLYFGYASVLSVYGCCIYNKEASGNMESYTSIGDTEQGTYRPPIALDGEGNTSKASNRPSEAPARKTAGFWVYIFQILFQTCAGAVVLTDIVFWAIIYPFTKGYKLSFLDVCMHSLNAVFLLGDTSLNSLRFPLFRIAYFVLWSCIFVAYQWIIHAVKNLWWPYQFLDLSSPYAPLWYLGVAVMHIPCFAVFALVIKLKNYLLQQRHNS; encoded by the exons ATGGCTGCTGATACCACAGCTTCAAGTTACTGGTTGAATTGGAGGGTCCTCCTCTGTGCATTAATCCTCTTAGCTCCAATAGTATTAGCAGCTGTTCTCATTTGGAAATATGAaggcaagagaagaagacaacgcGAGAGCCAGCGAGAATTACCAGGGACATTGTTCCAAGATGAAGCTTGGACCacatgttttaaaagaatCCACCCTCTTTGGTTGCTTGCCTTTAGGGTATTCTCGTTTGTTGCAATGTTGACTTTACTCATTTCCAATGTTGTGCGCGATGGAGCTGGCATATTCTACTTCTATACTCA GTGGACATTTACTCTTGTCACACTCTACTTTGGG TATGCTTCGGTGTTATCTGTTTATGGATGCTGCATCTATAATAAAGAAGCTAGTGGAAACATGGAGAGTTATACAAGTATAGGTGATACGGAACAAGGCACTTATAGACCACCAATCGCTCTTGATGGGGAGGGAAATACGTCAAAAGCTTCCAATAGACCTTCAGAAGCACCCGCCCGAAAAACAGCGgggttttgggtttatatCTTTCAGATCCTTTTCCAA ACTTGTGCAGGTGCTGTTGTGCTAACAGATATTGTATTTTGGGCGATAATCTACCCGTTTACTAAAGGTTACAAGCTGAGTTTT CTCGATGTTTGTATGCATTCTCTCAACGCTGTTTTTCTCCTTGGTGACACAAGCCTCAATTCCTTG CGATTCCCACTGTTCCGGATTGCTTACTTTGTACTTTGGAGCTGTATTTTCGTGGCTTACCAATGGATAATCCATGCCGTCAAGAACTTATG GTGGCCATACCAATTTCTTGATCTTTCGTCACCATACGCACCCTTATG GTACTTGGGAGTGGCTGTGATGCATATACCATGCTTTGCGGTCTTCGCTTTGGTCATAAAGCTGAAGAATTACTTGCTGCAGCAGCGTCACAACTCGTGA
- a CDS encoding uncharacterized protein (Plant protein 1589 of unknown function; FUNCTIONS IN: molecular_function unknown; INVOLVED IN: biological_process unknown; LOCATED IN: cellular_component unknown; CONTAINS InterPro DOMAIN/s: Conserved hypothetical protein CHP01589, plant (InterPro:IPR006476); BEST Arabidopsis thaliana protein match is: Plant protein 1589 of unknown function (TAIR:AT3G55240.1); Has 30201 Blast hits to 17322 proteins in 780 species: Archae - 12; Bacteria - 1396; Metazoa - 17338; Fungi - 3422; Plants - 5037; Viruses - 0; Other Eukaryotes - 2996 (source: NCBI BLink).) produces MCTHADESQHNNLPCLHCQPHSYIRMVQHMIERCILLRMTRDECVKALDHHASILPLVTLTVFSYILGFASVLQKKLHDIFPPPAVWRGLQRENKDFFETYGHFVSPRPFLSKRLWDQMSSSNC; encoded by the exons atgTGTACTCATGCTGATGAATCACAACACAACAATCTCCCTTGTCTCCATTGCCAACCACATTCTTACATTCGCATG GTTCAACATATGATAGAGAGATGCATTCTACTCCGTATGACGCGGGACGAATGCGTCAAGGCGTTAGACCACCACGCAAGCATTCTACCACTCGTTACACTCACTG TTTTCAGCTATATATTAGGCTTTGCAAGTgtgctacaaaaaaaattacatgatATTTTTCCCCCCCCCGCAGTTTGGAGAGGActtcaaagagaaaacaaggaCTTCTTTGAAACGTATGGGCATTTCGTCTCTCCTAGGCCCTTCTTAAGTAAGAGATTGTGGGATCAAATGTCCTCTTCTAATTGTTAA
- a CDS encoding uncharacterized protein (Plant protein 1589 of unknown function; FUNCTIONS IN: molecular_function unknown; INVOLVED IN: biological_process unknown; LOCATED IN: cellular_component unknown; CONTAINS InterPro DOMAIN/s: Conserved hypothetical protein CHP01589, plant (InterPro:IPR006476); BEST Arabidopsis thaliana protein match is: Plant protein 1589 of unknown function (TAIR:AT3G55240.1); Has 115 Blast hits to 115 proteins in 14 species: Archae - 0; Bacteria - 0; Metazoa - 0; Fungi - 0; Plants - 115; Viruses - 0; Other Eukaryotes - 0 (source: NCBI BLink).) codes for MCTHADESQHNNLPCLHCQPHSYIRMVQHMIERCILLRMTRDECVKALDHHASILPLVTLTVFSYILGFASVLQKKLHDIFPPPAVWRGLQRENKDFFETYGHFVSPRPFLSGYVRRSPRFAKRI; via the exons atgTGTACTCATGCTGATGAATCACAACACAACAATCTCCCTTGTCTCCATTGCCAACCACATTCTTACATTCGCATG GTTCAACATATGATAGAGAGATGCATTCTACTCCGTATGACGCGGGACGAATGCGTCAAGGCGTTAGACCACCACGCAAGCATTCTACCACTCGTTACACTCACTG TTTTCAGCTATATATTAGGCTTTGCAAGTgtgctacaaaaaaaattacatgatATTTTTCCCCCCCCCGCAGTTTGGAGAGGActtcaaagagaaaacaaggaCTTCTTTGAAACGTATGGGCATTTCGTCTCTCCTAGGCCCTTCTTAA GCGGATATGTTCGAAGATCGCCGAGGTTTGCGAAAAGGATATAA